atagaaaaatatattaatgataaatttatgagttatacaactttaagtaattttatttaatgaaaaaaaaatttaatgataagtagccgggcaccaatactagttgtTAAAGTATTTTGGAACCATTAGATTAggttttttggaaaaaaaaaagttgataaAAGAGTTAATTTGGTTAGAGTTTAGGCAAAAAGTGTATTAGAcgaaaagttttaaaaaatgtGTGTGAAAAAAGTAAAATtggtatgtgaaaaagtaattcccATGCAACAGTACTACGGCTGTAAATGATATGAGTCGGCTCGTAGAGCCCTCGGAATCAGCTCGGTTAAAGCTCGGCTCAAAATCGGTCAAAATTGATTTCGAGCCGAGATGGACCATATATGAGCCGATTCCGAGCTTTGTAGAGCTCAGAATCGGAAGCTCGTTTTactttttattaatatttattttgGCATTTTACAATTGGCTTTATTCTTAATAAAATCTTATTTTAGCAATTATAATTATATTTTAGTTATATTTGATAagtattttatattttaaatatttgtattttaaatttgatttaaaagttCAAGAAAATAAAGAACAAGAGCTCGAGTTGGGCTCGAGTTTGAGCTCGAGCCTAATCCGAGCTGATTCCGAGCTTTGATTTTTTAAGCTCAGAAAATTCTGAGCCGATTCCGAACTCAAACTCAACTTTCCGAGCCGATTCCGAACCCACTAAAGCTCGAGCTCAAATCAACTCGGTTAAACCCTATGCAACACCAAAGGACGCACACACTTTaaccatcccccccccccccccatatcCACGAGTAAAGTCCACAATAAGGACCCAAAATATCATTAAATATGGTTTTAAGGACCTCAATTATTGTTATGTGGTTTTAAGGACCTCACCACATATATTAGACCTAAATACCCTTATGTTTATTACTCCCTCCCATTTTTtcttctcattttctttttaagggTTAAAATGTTGAATTAACATACAttgacaataaaaaaaataaacttattaatgaaaaacctaaaatatttattacattTATCATGAAAATAATATTTCACgaaattttataaaaaaattatatatataaGTCAAATTTTACGGATAAAGTCTCGTCTTAGAGATCGCGTAAAATGAAATTGGAAGAAAAAATGGGAGGTAATATAACTAACAAAAACTGTATTTTTAGTTATAGTCGGAACATCTCAATCTTTATACTTGTATTTCGTAATGGTTAACTTAACCAACAAATACAAAATTTGAATTACAATGCGGCGACgtatattaataataaatttgATTTTGACGAAAATAAtataaaacattttttttttaaaaatgtgaATTTATAAAGAATAGTGAAGTACACATGTAATTCAAAGAAAAATGTAAAATTGATTAAAATATAAAAGTTCTATAAGAAATTATAGATAAATTAAAGATAACGACATTTTGGATCGATAACGTGAATTAACTCGGAAAATATATTACACCTACGCTTGAAACTTTTATTTGCGTCTTTTTTCATTTCTAAGAATATATTTATATAAGTTGCAAATAAATATAAGGGTATTTTGGTCCAAATCATATGATGAGGTCCTTAAAACTACCAAATAATAATTGGGGTCCTTAAAGCAATGTATAAGAATAATTGGGGTCCTTGTAGTGGTGTTTACTCCCCTATCCACCCTTGAAGAAGAAGATGGCTGAAGGTCTAACTCTACCAATACTCATGCCATGTCCATCTCCTCAAAAAACTCCTTTTCATGAACACCATACTCAACCTTTCaaaccaaacaacaacaacaactctcCTTCTCTAACTCCACACCCAAAATCACCTTCTCCACTCCCTCTTAAACCCCTGGTCcaaaaaaccctcaaaaccccCAAAAATCCAAACTTCATCACTACCCATCATCCTAAATCCCCTCTTCACCTCCCTAAACGACGCCGTTCCCTCGGAAAGTTCCGAGACCCGAATCGAGGTAAACCCTGGTCTCACCATGGCCTCTCCCCTCAAGGTCAGTAAATTTTCCTACTTTTGAATCGCCCACATTTTGATTCTTCTAATTAGGGTGTATTTTGGttggtttgtgggaaaattgtgGAAATTGGGATGTGGGTAAGTTTGATTTTGAGTTATTGAATGCTGATATATTGGGGATTATTAAGGGTTTTATAAGAAATGTGAGTTGGCTTTGGGTGTTTTTAATTGGTTTCGTAGTCGAAATGAGGGTAAGTTGTTGTTGAATGGGCCTGTTGTTGCTGTTATGATCACTATTCTTGGGAAAGAAGGGCATGTTTCGGCTGCGGCTTCTTTGATTAATGAGTTGAGTGAGGATGGTTTTGATGTTGATATTTATGCTTATACTGCTATGATTAGCGCTTGTGCTTGTAAAGGCCGGTATAGGGAGGCGATAACCGTGTTTAGGAAGATGGAGGGTGTTGGGTGTAAGCCTACATTGATTACGGATAATGTGATTTTCAATGTGTATGAAAAGATGGGTATGCCTTGGGTTAAGGTTATGGACTTAGTGGATAGTATGAAGAGTGATGGGATTGTTcctgatttgtatacctataatACGCTTATTAGTTGTCGTCGTCGTGGATCTTTGTATGAGAAGAAGCGGTTAGTGTTCTTAATGAAATGAAGTGGTTTTGTGCCGGATAGGGTGACTTACAATGCGCTTTTGGATGTTTATGGCAAGTCCCGGCGTCCAAAAGAAGCAATGGAGGTTTTACGTGAGATGGAGATTATTGGGTTTGCGCCTAGCGATGTGACTTATAACACACTGATTTCAGCTTATGCCAGGAAGCCATGGAACTAAAAGGTCAGATGATTAAGAAAGGGATTGTCCCTGATGTATTTACATATACTGCGCTATTCTCTGGCTTTGATGAAAAGGCTGGCAAAGATGATTGTGCAATGTTGGCTTTTGAGGAGATGAGGAATGCAGGTTGCAAACCTAATATATGCACCTTTAATGCCCTTATCAAAATGCACGGTAATCGGAAGCAATTTTCTGAAATGATGAAGATCTTTGAAGAAATGATCAAGTGTAATTGTAGCCCTGATATTGTCACTTGGAGCTCTCTTTTGGCAGTGTTTGGGCAGAATGGTATGGGCGCCGATGTCTCAAGTCTATTCAATGAGATGAAGAGGGCGGGTTTTGTACCCGAAAGAGATACGTTTAACACATTAATAAGTGCTTACAGTAGGTGTGGTTCTTTCAATCAGTCGATGGCCATTTATAGACTAATGTTGGAAGCTGGAGTTTCCCTGGATATTTCTACATACAATGCTGTTTTGGCGGCACTTGCTCGAGGTGGGGAAGAGTGAAAAGGTAATTGCTGAAATGAAATATAGTCAGTGTAAGCCTAATGACTTTAGTTACTCCAGTTTGCTTCATGCATATGCCAATGGAAAGCAGATTGAGCGAATTCACCAGCTTGCCGAAAAAGTGTATTCTGGGGAAGTAAAACACCAATCTGTGCTTCTGAAGACTTTAGTTCTTTTATATAGCAAAACCGACCTTTTAGTGGAAACTGAACGGGCTTTTATGGAGTTGAGGAACAGAGAATACCCTTTAGATATAACTACTCTAAATGCAATGGTTTCGGTCTATGGTCACCGGCAAATGGTTGACAAAGCTAATGAAATCTTGGATTTATTGATGGAAGGACAATTCATTCCTAGCTTGACAACATACAACACTCTCATGTACATGTACATCAGGTCTGGACATTTTGAGAGAGCAGAAGACCTTCTGAAAGATATTGTTGCTAAGGGACTGGCTCCTGATTATCATTTCATATAATACTGTTATATATGCTTATTGGAGAAATGGTCGTTTGAGGGATGCTTTTCGGATATTCTTTGGGATGAGAGGCATAGGGATTATCCCTGATGTAATAACCTACAATACATTTGTTGCAAGTTATGCTGCAAATGCTATGTTTTTGGAAGCAATAGATATGTTTCGTTGTATGATCAACCATAGTTGTAGACCTAACGAGAACACTTATAATTCCATAGTCGATTGTTATTGTAAATTCAATCGCCCAGATGAGGCTGTTATATTTGTGAGTAACCTTTGCAAACTTGACCCATCTCTGCCAAGGGATGAAGATTAAGGTTGTTGGACCGAATAAGAAATAGTTATGCAAGATAAACTTCATCAATCTTTCTGTGACTGGTTGGAATATGAGATTTTGATTTGTCCCCGTGTTCAAACAGCCAAGAGCGTGTAATTTGCAGTATGACCTTTAATGGACATTGGCTTCCTTTTTGGCTGGACTACTGCTGAAAAGTTGAATTCATCGTATTCATGGTATGTTTTCTCTTGATATACTTTATTTATACTGGCTGGATGGTAACCAAAACCTTCTTCTCTGGGTAGATGATCATGTTACATGTCTTTCAGGAGGAAGGACTAAACCAAACTTCAAACAGTTTGTGTTCTTTCTATGAGATCACCTGGGGACTGCAGCCATCTTTTGTAGGAATACAGGTTTGATTTCATCTCCATTAAAGTAATATTTTCTGTAGCGTTACTGTTTACTCGTTCTATACATAACTTCGGACAACCTATCGAACACTTACTGAAGTGAGGTGAAATGCAAGAAGATTATCATGTGAATGCATGTATTGCGATCCCTACGTTGTCAATCTAAGCATAACACGTGGTTCATCGTTTGCATGACTGAAAGAGTACGTGTCTACTTGTCTAGTAAGCACTATTAATTATTCCAACGTTCTTTTGTTTATTCCTAAATAAGAATTACATCAgtttccaacaacaacaacaacattacccagtgcctcaatggctctcgcaaattgcggggtaagaaGGGGTCGGATGtatgcagccttacccttgtgttagcaatacaaagaggctgtttccgaatgacaaTTACATCAGTTTCCAGTGGAAAAAAATTGTTCTAGCTTGGCAAAACGTAGCTACTTCAATAGTTGGCTTACGGATAGTTCACTCCGTGAATACAAGATCAAATACAACTCGTCATGGTGGATACGTACATCAGTAATTGCATTCATGCatggttttgatttttttatatACCACAACCTCTTGATTGGCCATGATCTCACTGATCtccctctttttcctttttcttgtttttttctttctttaaAGCTACTCTTTATGATATAAGATTGCCATATACAAAATCCTGCCGGTGGGCATCATTGAATAAATGCCCATCATCAGGCAGTGGAATTTAAGGTTAGATCTCAAGAGCGAGAGACATGATACCATCAGCCTAGTGGTTCTCCAGCCTGCCGGATTATTTTATCGTTCTTAAGTCTGTTATATGTCTTAGAAATCTTGCACTCTGGGCAGATAACATAGAAAATCTTATCCATAAGTGGAATAAAACTCTTAGAACTCGATTTTGGACTGAATATGACTCGAAAGCAGAATTTAAATTGGAtggaattagactcaacaaatggactgatttggactcaaACAAAGACCAACTAAATGGTtaaggattaagaagataaaagacTCAAGTTTGCACGATTTAAGACACAACTAAACTGATTTGGGACGTGACAAACAACACAAATTGAGACGATTAACATGAATGAAAACAATGGAAAATAGGTTTGTaatttaaatgcttatgaactaaacattcaaataacaatttccTTGGTGGGGATAAGACTCTAAAACGATTTGCAAGGACTGAAACACACGacttgggactgttttgacacgaaaacaagaacaagtaaccgagatatgacttgagaagatcacaaagcaatctcaagactcgggatgttgttcaagatcacaaagcaagaaCTAATCCCCTTATGCACTTGGCCAGATCACAAAGCAAGCCAAGATACACGAccccaaacactaagtaatggagttgttctagcactaagcaaagaactaatcaagggttttgagaaacctcataaaactcataattttcattaactcaAATCTGATTTTATCATGTGCCTAGcgtggtttatatagaccaaggcttacaatcttgacccttgattacaagttacatctaagggccacaaaatgaGCAGCTAAAAGGACATAAAAACGGCAGCCTAGGTCTCTTACAATGCTGAAAttgaaaatgacataaagcaaataaatgataaaagtaaactaatagtccaatcttccttgtttgtagctcaacttcttatttatgattatatggactgattggaGGCTTGAGAAACCGTGTAAGACTCCCATGATGCAGCCAAAAAGCCTCTTGAGCTTTGTTGGGACAAAAGAAgaaagattgatagcgacatttagctcattgttcaaaaccgggtccccttgGTACCTTTGcattgattcttcaataatttctGAATGGTAGCCTTTGGAGATAAAatatcctacacaaaaacgtcccaaactcacccaaGATAAGAATTAGGACGGTTGGAGCCATGACTTCTTAGACGGTTTTTGAGTTAGACCTCAAATTAGGACAAGGTCCAAAACCGTGGAAAATGGAGCTTGGTGTTGTTGCTATTTTTGCTTCAATAAGTAGGATGCTAGTAGTTTTAAATTTGGGTATTTTATCTATGTGTGAACCAAATATAGATTAGTAAAACAGCATAGAATCTCTTACCCATAAGTAGAATACTAGTGTGTCCTCATCGCTGCCACTGGAATTTAGATAAGATACCCAAATTTGTACTCATCACTATCTATGTGTGACAATTCCAAAGAAATCACCTAAACAAATTGAGAATGTGCTCATCTCTGCCACTGAAATTTGCCAAACCTAATTGTTAATCTAGGTGATTGCTTTAATTTTGTGGATTCTCTGCTTCTGTCCCTTATGGAGCTCTTCACTCTTGGTGCCCTTTGCACAGGCAAATTGATTTAGGTTCCCATTTTTGTGAGGTTATAATAATTCACCTGAAGGCTGGAAATCAGAGCTTTGGTTTTCTCTGAAAAACACTTTGTCCTGCTTCTGAGATTATTCTATGCCGCTCTTCATTATCCTTGTTAATGTTGCGTCAAAGTAAGAACTTTGCAGCTGTAGTTCTTGTGGATTAACTAGAACCCCAATAAGTCTTCAAACTCTTCACAATATTAATGAAGCCTTTAAGGCTATGTGATTCACTGATGAAGCTGAAGTGTTTAAGAAGAATCACGACAGACTCAGAAAAGGAGTTACGACTTGATGCAATGGCTTTTAAGTTTGTGGGATAGCTTTTGGACATCTACTACCtatggtttttttgtgtttttcaattATTCGTGCTTTTAATTAGATGTATGAAAGGATAAGTTTGTCGTTCTGGTATGAAAAGTTGCTGTGGGGACCTATCTACCTTTTCGACATCTTTAAATTGCTTTTCTCCAAAGTGCGTTTATGGGATGATAATCATCATCACTGTAATGTATCATTTTCAAGGACCCCTAATTGTTTGAGGAACTCCCAATTTTGAGGGTTATGGAGTTTCTTTTGTCGAAGTTGTGACACAAGGAGACGTGATTTTGTTGCATGATAAAGTACAGTCTTGGGTTTAGAATTTTAGAATATCATAAAAAAAACCCTTCTCACCTCTCATGACTTTAGTTCCCCCTTTTGAAAGAATGTTGCAATCATGTAGAAGCGCGAGGATCCTGAAGTTCTTTGTTTGATTGGTAGTGGGCCTAGTAGCCTATTAGGCGGAATTGAAATTACATCATAAAGTATGCAGTAAGCGCATAAACATTAGTTTGGCTTCTCAGTGTTTGGAAAGGATGGATATCCGACGGATTATCTTTTTCTTTTGAGCGTTGTCTCTTTGGCATTCTTCCATGGCCCTTTTAGGATTAAGCAAGGGTGGAGACTAATCTCCCATTCTCCCTTCCTCTCTGGTAACAATCCACTGCCCTGCATTTATAACCTGCGTGTGTACACTTGCATGGATATACTTACATACGTGCACATATCTATATTGGAATTCCACGAGAGCTTCCCCTAGCTGTACTGCTACTTGTCAATTGGAAACCATGATTTCTCAAAGATTACAGCTATTGTCTAATCATTTTCATCTGAAACTGGATTCTGGAGTCCTAAAAACATACCTAACGAATTGACTAGGGAGGGTTAAGTGGTTCATAGAGTAGGCAGTGATGAAGGCAGTGATTCCATGTCGTGGCTAAAACCAACAGCGCAGGGAGGTTAAAGAATGATATGCTTTAAAGCCTATTTCTTTTTGAGATATGTTGTCTGGTTTATGAACCATGGTTGTTGAAATTTGAACAATGTCGAAAGTTGCTTTCTATACTAGTTTTGTTTTCTAGACCATCTCCTAGCTATTTTATAAAAATTTAGTGAAGTCCTTGTATAATGTTCTTGGTTGCTTTTGCATGTCGCTGGTATATGATCTAGAACAATACCATTTACTTCCAAACTTAGATATGAAAGACATTTACATTGTTAAGTTCCTTTGAAAGTTTCTCCGAAAGTAATAAGAAGCTTTTGTTGGAGATAGTTCTAGGAAGAATACACGTATGGTAATCTTTGGAGGAGGCCCAAATGTGTGCATTATTTATTTTTGTGTGAGACGGATTAACAGATGGTGCATTAATTCGCATTGTAATGTTGCTTGGAGTTTGTGGTTGAGGCTGATTGTTATTTGAAAAAATCAGTGTGAAGGTCATGGCTCGGTTGAATTAATGAATTTCTCAGTTCTCACCCCTAAATTTCGAGGCTTGGGTTATTTGAGTAGTACGAAAGATGAGGAGCTTTTTTGTGGGCTAAAGCATCACTTGTTTTTTAGGGTATCCTAATTACGTTTGTCCCATGGGATTGGGTACCTTAATGTGTGCATATGAGTACCTCTTGTCCTCTTTTACTCCATATCTAATGTTTTAAATATGGTAGAAATTTCCCACTTTGGTCGATTGGTCGCTGAACTTTAGGCTAAATGTGTTTTTGCAAATATACTACTCCGTAATATCATAGGTAGTAGGTCTCTTGAGAGACTCTCACTAAGTTATCGAGAGACGTTTTAGTTGACATTTTACTTAGATTGTGGGAATGTAGGAGTTCAACCTGTCTTGAAGGATCTCTTTTTTGCATATTCTCATATTTACTTCATATAAGCAAGAGAACTGAGCTGTCATGTTCATGTACTCATCTTCCTTAGAGAAATTCTTAATCCCTCACTGGTGGGCCCAGAATGAGACCTTAACCTATCATAACTTAGTATTATCACCTGACAATTGGATGACTATAATATACTTTGGCAAATTTATTTTATAACATCACCTTACAGTTGCATAAGCATATCAGGTTGCTTTCCTTCTTTATAATATGTGTAGGTCTTGATTAAGACCGTCTTAAGTTAAGATTTTTCACAACACTCCTTTATTTTTGCCTGTCTTAAATCGATTTTGAGTGCCGTCGTTAGGATGGTCTTAACCTAGAATTTGTGTTATATTATATCCTTTTGTCTCGGTCATTTGTCTACCTTTTTTTAATTCTTGTGAAGACTATTTAATCAAAGGTAATCAAATGAACGGGACCGATGTTAGTATATTTTATATTCTGGTTTAGATTAAATGATGTCGATCCAGCGATTTGGCTATCCTATACAAGATGAGAACTCTGACTCAGGCAGAGGATTTAGTTGTTGTTTTCCCTTTTTGCTCTCTTTTTCTGTGGAAGTGGGTATGAAATGGTTGTTTTTATCCTGGTTTTAGATATCGGTTGTAGTCTTGACCTTGTATCTGACTCCGTGTCATAAATGTTGTCAATACCACCACATTCATGGTACTAGATCTTGGTTTCAGTTTGATTTCAGAATTGGTTATAGATTGCTTTCCATGAGATGCTATCAACTTCGGTTTTTAAAAGGCACGGGGCTGTCAGAGATGTACCTCATAGACGCTAATCGTGACGTGATGTTGCATGTATTAGGGCTGATATGGCTTAGGGGAAGAGCATAATAAAAgaattatactccgtatattatGTGTCGCTAATCGTGACGTAATGTTACAGTCTTAACAACGGTCTAAAATTTTTCTCATGTCATAAATTAGATTTCACTTAGTATTTTATATATACTCTGTAATTACTCAAATGCTATTTCAACAATATACTCCATTAGATATTTATATTAGGGTTTTGATTGTCCTGATATTAaccctttttatttatttaatttgtttgacCTTATTTTGGTGTCTTAAAAATCCCCGTATATTTCCGGCATTATTTGAAAAActaaatcaaataaaataaaatacggaTTAATTTGGAATATTCAAATGACAGAAATATATTTACATGTATGTAGACAAAAATGCAATTatgaataataaaatacaaagtatttGCTTCCCACAATTTCTAATTGAAATCGTGAAGAACTACATAAGCTATTGGATGATTTCCAAGTCTAGTCAGAAGCCACCTACTATTAAACCCAGTTTTATAATCTCCTTATGTTTTCCTTCCCATGCTATTAGACCACTCTTCAATTCTCAGCACATCCATAATAATAGAACTAGAATTACTTTTAAACCGATTTTCCGTGTCATGGACTGGTGGTGGCGAGGAGCGGCCGGTGCCATTAAGCACGTAAATGATCTCCTCTTCTCATTTTTTTCGTTCCATATTTCCTCATGTTATAAACCATTTGCGCTTCTTATATTATTTTTGTGTTGTTTGGCGGATTATTGATTTTATGTTCTTATTTGTCTTGTTGTATGCTTCCTCAAATTATATTACCTATGCTTCTTAAAATATGAGTTTCATAGTTTGTAGAAGATCTCGCAATTCTTGATgcatttttttctgggtcatgaTGGAACAAATGTTTTTGTATTTTCAAAAAATGGGCTGAGTGTTGGCCAAGTTTTATGGGATCAAAACCCAGGCTCATGGCAGTCATGTCGGTCCTAGACCCAGACTCAGACCCGGTATAGTTTAACTGATCTAAAATTCTCATATTCAAATTTGGATCCGTGCAGAGACAAGAGACAGGAGATTTCCCTTCAAAGTATCAGAACGTAGCGCTCATAGTTGGTGTGACTGGCATGTCGGGCAATAGTCTCGCTGACATGCTTTAGCTTGCTGGTACACCTGGTGGCTGGTGGAAGGTTTATGGTGTGGCCCGTCGGCCTCAACCCGAATGGCAATTTCACCACCGAATTCACTACATTCAATGTGAAATGGCGGATCCACAAGATAGCCAAGCTAAACTTTCACGCCTAACCGATGTAACTCACGTTTTCTATGTTGGCTGGGTCAATAAATCCTGCGAAGATGAAAGTCGTGTAGAAAATGGCAATATGTTGCGGAATGTTCTTAAAGTGGTCATACCTAATGCTCCGAACTTGCAACATATTTGTCTTCAAACAGGTCAAAACTCTTCTATCCCTTCTTCAAATGTTGGATTTTCTGAAGATCTGGCTAGGACAGATAGTTTGGGTTGCTACTCCGGTATGGAGAATATATTATCCGAGGAAGTTCAGAATAAGGAGAATCTGACATGGTCAATCCATGGACCGTCAGTAATGATCGGGTTTTCTCCTTATAGTACTAGGAACATTGTCGGGTCACTCTGTGTTTATGCTACTATATGCAAGCATGAAAAGAAATCCCTGAGGTTTCCGGGGATCAGGGCGGCTTGGGATGGTTACTCCGAGGGGGCAGATGTGGACTTGGTTGCAGATCAACAAATATGGGCTGGACTAAAGCGTCCAGGTAAAGGGGAGGTTTTCAACTGTAGTAACGGGGACAAGTTCAAGTGGAGAGATTTATGGAAGGTTTTAGCAGAAGAATTTGAGGTTGAGTATATGGAATTCGAAGAACCTTGAGGAGATGATGCAAGATAAAGATCAGGTATGGGATGAAATAGTAGAGGAGAAGGTCTGTGATATTCCGCCACCCTGTGTATATTGTCATCCTTCGATTTGCAGGTCCAACAACGTTAACTTCGACGGATACTTTCTTCAATATAATAGctacaattttttttataatgatCACAACTTCACATATTTGCACAATGGTTATAATGTGTTATGCTAAATCCTTGGAAAAAAAAATCCGTCTTAACAATAAAACGGATCAAGTATTATCTCAGTATCCCACTTGAGTATAtaagacaaatattttattttttttgatgcATTCTGATTTTGTCTTATTCATACAGCTTGATACGTCTTAAGTTAAAACGGGTTTATTGTAGTTTTTCCTCTATTATAGACTTCATAACGTTCTTATCATGATTCTTTTTGTCCACTCCACCAAAACAATTGGACAAATTCCTTTTTTGACTCATTAGCTTTGGACTTCCATGAAAATTACAGCAAGCAACTAATTTGAATTTTAAAGCTATCTGACTAATTCCCAATTTAGCGGCGAGCACTAACTAAAATGAAGGCATTTTATTTATGTTTCAGAAATAGGGAAATTTGTATGTAGAAATAATTATTAAACTTATTACAAGACCCACGGCTAAGCTAGCCATTGAAACTAGCCGTTGCTCTCCTCCAATTCAAGGCAGCAATCTCGTGTTTCCTCACTTGTACATATTATAGATGTTACACTTATTTCTTTCCGTAAATATGCCTGTATCGTTCTTGTATAAATAGCTAGGGTCATACAATGTAAACCAcacaactgataataatacaattGCATATATTTCTCAAATATCGATTTATTATGGATGGTATCAGGCTTAGGTTTTTAACTCTGCCTCCGGTCTCCTTTCTCCATACACTTCaaaactcgaaaaaaaaaaaaaaaaaaaaaaaaaaaaaaaaaaaaacaacctccATCAATGACGGACACTGACAAAACTATGGATTCCTCAACCCCCAACCATATTCCTTGGTTCATGTCGAAAATCCAAGTGCTAATATCACTCAAATTCCTTTTAAAGGGAATAACTACAATGAATAGTCTCGTTCCTTTCATCTAGCTCTTCTCGCGAAAGGAAAGATTGGGTACATCGATGGTACTATTACCAAACCTGATGATACGGCAACCAATTTCGAGACGTGACGATCTACCAACGCACTGGTGACGGCATGGATTTTTAATTCCATCGAATCCAGTACTAGCAAAACAATTTCTTTACATCCCCAGGCGAAACAGGTTTTCAACTGTATTTACACAATTCTAACATATATTATCTTTTAGCTTTTTGAAAAAGTTTTTGAGAAATCTTTGAGCTTTAAACATAGACTTTTCAACTTCAAAAAGCTTTCTGAAAAATCTTTTGAGCTTTAAACCGAGACTTTTGAGCTCTAAATTACTTGCAATTGTCGAGCTGGTTTGAAAACTATTGCTTAGACGCGTTTCTAGCATAGTTACCTGAGTTCGAGTCAATAGGTCTTGGCTTGCACTTACTTCCGCTGTCAAACACGTATATCTCTTATGGATGATGGCATTGCAGTAAGCTTACCAGTTTCAACTACTGATAGACATCCATCCTGTTTCGCCTGGGGTCAGAGCATATGTCACGAAACACAGGCAGCCTCTTTCCGGTAGTTGGGCCATAGAGAGTAAGAATTGTTTCAGCTCTTGATGGTCCAATCACATTTTGCACATTAGGAAAATCGATTGCATCCCCTAACCCGTTTTtcttagggttacaaacccggttttttcgaccTGTGACCCGTTTGcctaaacccgaaatgacccgttctTTTAGGGTTGAGACCCGACCCGAATGGGTCAACCCGTTTGGTAAAGGGAAAATCatgaattattttaaaaaaaattaatatttatatattttatttacaaatatagttaaaaaattattttttt
This sequence is a window from Silene latifolia isolate original U9 population chromosome 8, ASM4854445v1, whole genome shotgun sequence. Protein-coding genes within it:
- the LOC141594853 gene encoding 3-oxo-Delta(4,5)-steroid 5-beta-reductase-like, translated to MADPQDSQAKLSRLTDVTHVFYVGWVNKSCEDESRVENGNMLRNVLKVVIPNAPNLQHICLQTGQNSSIPSSNVGFSEDLARTDSLGCYSGMENILSEEVQNKENLTWSIHGPSVMIGFSPYSTRNIVGSLCVYATICKHEKKSLRFPGIRAAWDGYSEGADVDLVADQQIWAGLKRPGKGEVFNCSNGDKFKWRDLWKVLAEEFEVEYMEFEEP